One Eurosta solidaginis isolate ZX-2024a chromosome 5, ASM4086904v1, whole genome shotgun sequence DNA segment encodes these proteins:
- the acs gene encoding proton-coupled amino acid transporter-like protein CG1139 encodes MRRDKASTQTTLILSIMSEKIKMESKLRTNGTKCATQSKKHNDDDYDPHLHRNVKNPTTNSQTLAHFLKGSIGSGVLAMPSAFANSGYANGLLLTFVIGIIAVYCLHILINSMYELCKRKRVPYLTFSEAMKIGLQGGPPIFKCVIPIATPFVDGFLAFYHFGICCVYVVFIAESIKQIVDEYLIVLDLRIHMCFLLVPLLLIYSIRNLKFLAPFSAVANVLLLTGLGIVLYFIFDNMPPISERVAFQEITRIPIYFGTVLFALEAVGVILAIEENMKTPKDYLKPFGIMNVGMTIVLTLYMLFGFFGYWKYGEGALGSVTLNIPQKDVLAQVAKIIFAITTWISYSLQGYVTADIVWNKYLSKRVKNISNHTLYELVIRTCIVLLTFCCAVAVPNLSLFLSLVGSFCLSILGLIFPAILQICVQYDTGYGAWRYKLIVNILLVAFGALGGILGTYVSVKEIVDFYQ; translated from the exons GATGGAGTCCAAATTGAGAACTAATGGAACGAAATGTGCGACCCAATCAAAGAAACACAACGACGACGACTACGATCCACATCTGCACAGAAATGTTAAAAACCCAACAAC AAATTCCCAAACACTTGCCCATTTTCTGAAGGGCTCTATAGGATCTGGTGTCTTAGCTATGCCAAGTGCATTCGCAAATTCTGGCTACGCCAATGGCTTACTACTCACCTTTGTTATTGGCATCATAGCGGTTTATTGCTTACACATTCTG ATCAATTCCATGTATGAGTTGTGTAAACGAAAGCGGGTGCCTTACTTAACGTTTTCAGAGGCAATGAAGATTGGATTACAGGGTggtccgcctatattcaaatgcGTCATACCAATAGCCAC GCCATTCGTGGATGGATTTCTAGCATTCTATCACTTCGGCATTTGTTGTGTATATGTTGTTTTCATAGCGGAGAGCATTAAACAAATCGTAGATGAGTATCTAATAGTTTTAGATCTTAGAATTCATATGTGTTTCCTCTTAGTGCCATTGCTTTTGATATACAGCATAAGGAATCTAAAATTCTTGGCACCATTTTCAGCTGTAGCCAATGTTTTGCTACTTACAG GCTTAGGCATTGTTCTCTACTTTATCTTTGATAATATGCCACCAATTTCGGAGCGTGTGGCATTTCAAGAAATAACGAGAATACCCATATATTTCGGCACCGTGTTGTTTGCTCTTGAAGCTGTAGGTGTG ATACTTGCCATAGAGGAGAATATGAAAACCCCAAAAGATTATTTAAAGCCTTTTGGCATAATGAATGTGGGCATGACAATTGTACTCACCTTATATATGCTGTTTGGTTTCTTTGGTTATTGGAAGTATGGTGAAGGTGCTTTGGGTAGCGTGACCTTGAATATACCTCAGAAAGATGT TTTGGCGCAGgttgcaaaaattatttttgctATAACAACTTGGATTTCATATTCATTACAAGGTTATGTTACCGCTGATATAGTTTGGAATAAATATCTTTCCAAGCGCGTCAAAAATATATCAAATCATACATTGTACGAGCTCGTGATCCGCACTTGTATTGTATTGCTAACAT tTTGCTGCGCTGTTGCAGTACCAAATCTTTCACTCTTCCTATCTTTGGTTGGATCATTTTGCTTATCGATACTTGGTTTAATATTTCCTGCAATATTACAAATCTGCGTTCAATATGACACTGGATATGGAGCATGGAGGTATAAATTGATTGTAAATATATTGTTGGTGGCATTTGGAGCTTTGGGAGGTATCCTTGGTACATATGTCAGCGTCAAGGAAATTGTTgatttttatcaataa